One window from the genome of Haloprofundus halobius encodes:
- the dnaJ gene encoding molecular chaperone DnaJ produces MSEDFYDVLGVSRDADEDEIKQAYRKKAAEYHPDVSDDPDADEKFKKVKKAKEVLTDDEKRRMYDQVGHDRFEEAQKRGGVGGGAGGGFGGGNPFGGGGGGGGFEDIFNQFFGGGAGGNGRGQQNRPRQGRNLRTNVTLDLEDVYEGVTKQVTITRPERCSDCDGEGHPADAESRTCPECNGQGQVTQVSQTPFGRVQQTTTCRRCGGEGELYDETCRTCGGDGTVREEVTLTVDVPAGIQNGQTLRMEREGAPGENRGPNGDLLIDIQVRPHDDFERDGDDLHYKHPISFPQAVFGSTVEIPTLGGSVEMDIPEGTQSGETFRLKGKGMPRLRRRGEGDLYVQVQIVTPEQMNTEQREALEAFAEAGGEEVDVKEGFFEKIKNSF; encoded by the coding sequence ATGAGCGAGGACTTCTACGACGTACTTGGGGTGTCGCGCGACGCCGACGAGGACGAGATAAAGCAGGCGTACCGGAAGAAGGCCGCCGAGTACCATCCGGACGTGAGCGACGACCCGGACGCCGACGAGAAGTTCAAGAAGGTCAAGAAGGCGAAGGAGGTGCTCACCGACGACGAGAAGCGCCGGATGTACGACCAGGTGGGCCACGACCGCTTCGAGGAGGCCCAGAAACGCGGCGGTGTCGGCGGCGGTGCGGGCGGCGGATTCGGCGGCGGCAACCCCTTCGGCGGCGGGGGCGGCGGAGGCGGCTTCGAGGACATCTTCAACCAGTTCTTCGGCGGCGGCGCGGGCGGCAACGGCCGCGGTCAGCAGAACCGTCCGCGGCAGGGTCGTAACCTCCGTACGAACGTGACGCTCGACCTCGAAGACGTGTACGAGGGCGTCACGAAGCAGGTGACCATTACCCGACCCGAACGCTGTTCGGACTGCGACGGCGAGGGTCACCCCGCCGACGCCGAGTCACGAACGTGCCCCGAGTGCAACGGCCAAGGACAGGTAACACAGGTGTCGCAGACCCCGTTCGGCCGCGTCCAGCAGACGACCACCTGTCGGCGCTGCGGCGGCGAGGGGGAACTGTACGACGAGACCTGTCGCACGTGCGGCGGCGACGGCACCGTCCGTGAGGAGGTGACGCTCACCGTCGACGTTCCGGCGGGTATCCAGAACGGCCAAACCCTCAGGATGGAGCGTGAGGGCGCACCCGGCGAGAATCGCGGGCCGAACGGGGACCTGCTCATCGACATTCAGGTCCGCCCGCACGACGACTTCGAGCGCGATGGCGACGACCTGCACTACAAGCACCCTATCTCGTTCCCGCAGGCGGTGTTCGGGTCGACCGTCGAGATTCCGACGCTCGGCGGCAGCGTCGAGATGGATATTCCCGAAGGGACCCAGAGCGGCGAGACGTTCCGACTGAAGGGGAAGGGGATGCCCCGTCTTCGTCGCCGCGGCGAGGGCGACCTCTACGTGCAGGTGCAGATTGTAACGCCCGAGCAGATGAACACGGAGCAGCGCGAGGCGCTGGAGGCGTTCGCCGAGGCCGGCGGCGAGGAGGTCGACGTGAAGGAAGGCTTCTTCGAGAAGATCAAGAACTCATTCTGA
- a CDS encoding amidohydrolase — protein sequence MTDVADRKRRAVEAIDEHADDIVAFAKDVEAEPELGFKETETTRKVVAELEGMGLGVEENIAVTGAKARFGADGTGGPDDGANEFVVAVLGELDALVNPAHPKANPETGACHACGHHAQLANLVGAAYGLTAAGVTDDLDGAIDFIAVPAEEYLDLGYRRKLVESGDVEFLGGKQELIRRGHLDDVDCAMMIHAGSDTPERVVTSDFSSNGFVGKFVTYEGKESHAGAAPEEGVNALNAAMLGMNAVHANRETFADDDHVRVHPIVTNGGDGVNVVPSDVQMESYVRASTIEAVTDANEKTNRALESGAMAVGANVEIEDYPGYMPLRTDETMVSTYDANVAELLGEEALTPGKPHLTGSTDMGDVTQILPGIHPYVGGFSGAVHARDFEVVDEEMAYVIPAKLTAMLVVDLLSNLEKQAEIRAAKDKKRSVDEYLETVRAMRETVVGEYKT from the coding sequence ATGACCGACGTAGCCGACCGCAAGCGCCGGGCCGTCGAAGCCATCGACGAACACGCCGACGACATCGTCGCCTTCGCGAAAGACGTCGAAGCCGAACCGGAACTCGGGTTCAAAGAGACGGAGACCACGAGAAAAGTCGTCGCCGAACTCGAAGGAATGGGTCTCGGCGTCGAGGAGAACATCGCCGTCACCGGAGCGAAAGCTCGGTTCGGGGCCGATGGTACCGGCGGCCCCGACGACGGAGCAAACGAGTTCGTCGTCGCCGTTCTCGGCGAACTCGACGCGCTCGTCAACCCCGCGCACCCGAAGGCGAACCCCGAAACGGGCGCGTGTCACGCCTGCGGCCACCACGCGCAACTGGCGAATCTCGTCGGCGCGGCGTACGGCCTCACCGCCGCGGGCGTCACAGACGACCTCGACGGTGCTATCGACTTCATCGCCGTCCCCGCCGAGGAGTATCTCGACCTGGGCTACCGCCGGAAACTGGTCGAGAGCGGCGACGTGGAGTTCCTCGGCGGCAAGCAGGAACTCATCCGCCGCGGCCACCTCGACGACGTGGACTGCGCGATGATGATTCACGCCGGGAGCGACACGCCCGAGCGCGTCGTCACGAGCGACTTCTCCTCGAACGGGTTCGTCGGCAAGTTCGTCACCTACGAGGGCAAGGAGTCCCACGCCGGTGCCGCCCCCGAGGAGGGTGTCAACGCGCTCAACGCGGCGATGCTCGGGATGAACGCCGTCCACGCGAACCGGGAGACGTTCGCCGACGACGACCACGTCCGCGTCCACCCCATCGTCACCAACGGCGGCGACGGCGTCAACGTCGTCCCGAGCGACGTGCAGATGGAGTCGTACGTCCGCGCGAGCACTATCGAAGCCGTCACCGACGCCAACGAGAAGACGAACCGCGCGCTCGAATCCGGTGCGATGGCCGTCGGCGCGAACGTCGAAATCGAGGACTACCCGGGCTACATGCCGCTGCGGACGGACGAGACGATGGTGTCGACGTACGACGCCAACGTCGCGGAGTTGCTGGGCGAGGAGGCGCTCACGCCCGGCAAACCGCATCTCACCGGGTCGACCGACATGGGCGACGTGACGCAGATTCTCCCCGGAATCCACCCCTACGTCGGCGGCTTCTCCGGCGCGGTCCACGCCCGTGACTTCGAGGTCGTCGACGAGGAGATGGCGTACGTCATCCCCGCGAAACTGACGGCGATGCTCGTCGTCGACCTGCTCTCGAACCTCGAAAAACAGGCCGAGATTCGCGCGGCGAAGGATAAAAAACGCTCCGTCGACGAGTATCTGGAGACGGTGCGGGCGATGCGCGAGACGGTCGTCGGCGAGTACAAAACGTGA
- a CDS encoding helix-turn-helix transcriptional regulator has translation MESALEDIEFLALSANRVEVLDAVAEVSHTRRELQERTGASQPTLGRILRDFEDRNWVRQTDREYAATPTGRLVAAGFSNLREIVETEQRLRQVANWLPTESMTFDLRQLRDATITTPTQTRPNAPVQRVLGLLRDAERVEIVSHAFNEQSMNVVRRRVAEEQQTFEGVFSASAIDAIADDSALRERLLELVDLPGAELRIVDDDVPVALTAADDVVHLFLRDGDGLLQASVDTDDDTVLAWAHDVHDRYWNDARPLDAADLAD, from the coding sequence ATGGAATCGGCGCTCGAAGACATCGAGTTTCTCGCGCTCTCGGCGAACCGGGTCGAGGTGTTGGACGCGGTGGCCGAAGTGTCGCACACGCGCCGCGAGCTCCAGGAGCGAACCGGCGCGTCACAGCCGACGCTCGGTCGTATCCTCCGCGATTTCGAGGACCGAAACTGGGTCAGACAGACGGACCGGGAGTACGCGGCGACGCCGACCGGACGGTTAGTCGCGGCCGGGTTCTCGAATCTCCGCGAGATCGTCGAGACCGAGCAGCGACTCCGTCAGGTGGCGAACTGGCTGCCGACCGAGTCGATGACGTTCGACCTCCGACAGCTCAGGGACGCGACCATCACGACCCCGACGCAGACGCGTCCGAACGCGCCAGTCCAGCGCGTACTCGGACTCCTGCGGGATGCCGAGCGAGTCGAAATCGTCTCGCACGCGTTCAACGAGCAGAGCATGAACGTGGTTCGGCGTCGCGTCGCCGAGGAACAACAGACGTTCGAGGGCGTCTTCTCGGCGAGCGCCATCGACGCCATCGCCGACGACTCGGCGCTCCGCGAGCGCCTTCTCGAACTGGTCGACCTCCCCGGCGCGGAACTCCGTATCGTCGACGACGACGTGCCCGTCGCGCTGACCGCCGCCGACGACGTGGTCCACCTGTTTCTCCGTGACGGCGACGGACTGCTGCAGGCCTCGGTCGACACCGACGACGACACCGTGCTGGCGTGGGCCCACGACGTTCACGACCGATACTGGAACGACGCCCGGCCGCTGGACGCCGCCGACCTCGCCGACTGA
- a CDS encoding glutathione-independent formaldehyde dehydrogenase, with product MNAVVYKGPNEVAVEEVDEPELQHPNDIIVDITTSCICGSDLHMYEGRTSADPGIVFGHENMGVVQQVGDGVDTLEEGDRVVMPFNVACGFCQNCENGYTGFCTNVNPGFAGGAYGYVAMGPYMGGQAEKLRVPYADFNALKLPEGDEQEDAFALLADIFPTGWHGTRLADLQPGESIAIYGAGPVGLMAAYSAKIQGASEIYVVDRVDSRLELAEQHCDAMPINFEESDPIEQIRDAHGGEGVDKGVDAVGYQAIDPETDVTDDAYDPARENPAVVLNQLIQTVRPTGKLGIPGLYVPSDPGAPDEMAAQGRLGIDFGKLFEKGIALGTGQCNVKRYNRQLRDMIIEGRADPTFVVSHRVGLDEAPEMYERFDNREEGVTKVLLEP from the coding sequence ATGAACGCTGTGGTTTACAAAGGACCGAACGAGGTCGCGGTCGAGGAAGTGGACGAACCGGAACTCCAACACCCCAACGACATAATCGTCGACATTACCACGTCGTGTATCTGTGGGTCAGATCTCCACATGTACGAGGGGCGAACGTCGGCGGATCCGGGTATCGTCTTCGGGCACGAGAACATGGGTGTCGTCCAACAGGTCGGTGACGGTGTCGATACGTTGGAAGAAGGTGACCGCGTCGTCATGCCGTTCAACGTCGCCTGCGGGTTCTGTCAGAACTGTGAGAACGGTTACACGGGCTTCTGTACGAACGTCAATCCGGGCTTCGCCGGCGGAGCGTACGGTTACGTCGCCATGGGGCCGTATATGGGCGGACAGGCCGAGAAACTCCGCGTCCCCTACGCCGACTTCAACGCGCTGAAGCTCCCGGAGGGTGACGAACAGGAGGACGCGTTCGCGCTTCTCGCGGACATCTTCCCGACCGGGTGGCACGGCACGCGACTCGCTGACCTCCAACCCGGCGAGTCCATCGCCATCTACGGGGCCGGACCGGTCGGCCTGATGGCGGCTTACAGCGCGAAGATTCAGGGCGCGTCCGAGATATACGTCGTCGACCGCGTCGACAGTCGTCTCGAACTCGCCGAGCAGCACTGCGACGCGATGCCGATCAACTTCGAGGAGTCGGACCCGATCGAACAGATCAGAGACGCTCACGGTGGCGAAGGTGTCGACAAAGGCGTCGACGCGGTCGGCTATCAGGCGATCGACCCGGAGACCGACGTCACCGACGACGCCTACGACCCGGCGCGCGAGAATCCGGCAGTAGTTCTCAACCAACTCATCCAGACCGTCCGCCCGACCGGCAAACTCGGTATCCCCGGACTCTACGTCCCCTCGGACCCCGGCGCGCCCGACGAGATGGCCGCACAGGGGAGACTCGGTATCGACTTCGGGAAGCTGTTCGAGAAGGGTATCGCGCTCGGAACGGGTCAGTGTAACGTCAAGCGCTACAACAGACAGCTACGCGACATGATCATCGAAGGCCGGGCCGACCCGACGTTCGTCGTCTCTCACCGCGTCGGTCTCGACGAAGCGCCGGAGATGTACGAGCGGTTCGACAACCGCGAGGAGGGCGTCACGAAGGTGCTCCTCGAACCGTAA
- a CDS encoding DMT family transporter codes for MVAKRSLVFFALASIFFGGVFVAAKAGLSYFPPLLFVALRFDVAAAVLLGYVALTTTREDLFPSTRGDVAGILATGVLAIGLANGLLFVGQQYVSSAVGSIIFSLSPIFTPLLAAFLLSDERLSRRGVVGVLVGLLGVALVVGVDPQNLLGGGVVGKAVILGGAVSAALGSVLIRRADGSLSSTVRTAWALPVSALMVHGMSLGAGESLSAVSWSPAAFVALGYVGVLAGAAAYIAYFGLLDDVGAIRASLVFYVSPVVATLGGWALLGESISLSTIAGFGVIFAGFAVLGSEELEGRLPELVARLPTGESSTVLTDGGRDTESRTGCDAD; via the coding sequence GTGGTCGCCAAACGCTCGCTCGTGTTCTTCGCGCTCGCCAGTATCTTCTTCGGCGGCGTGTTCGTCGCCGCTAAAGCCGGCCTCTCGTACTTTCCGCCGCTGTTGTTCGTCGCACTCCGTTTCGATGTCGCCGCGGCGGTGCTTCTCGGCTACGTGGCGCTCACGACGACCCGCGAGGACCTCTTTCCCTCGACGCGCGGCGACGTCGCGGGCATTCTCGCCACCGGTGTGCTCGCCATCGGCCTCGCCAACGGTCTCTTGTTCGTCGGCCAGCAGTACGTTTCTAGTGCTGTTGGCTCCATCATCTTCAGCCTCTCGCCCATCTTCACGCCGCTTCTCGCCGCCTTCCTCCTCTCCGACGAGCGACTCTCGCGACGCGGCGTCGTCGGCGTGCTCGTCGGCCTCCTCGGCGTGGCGCTCGTCGTCGGCGTCGACCCCCAGAATCTCCTCGGCGGCGGCGTCGTCGGCAAGGCCGTCATCCTCGGCGGTGCCGTGAGCGCGGCTCTCGGCAGCGTGCTCATTCGTCGCGCCGACGGCTCGCTTTCGAGTACCGTTCGGACCGCGTGGGCGCTCCCCGTGAGCGCGCTCATGGTCCACGGGATGAGCCTCGGTGCGGGCGAGTCGCTCTCGGCCGTCTCGTGGTCACCCGCGGCGTTCGTCGCGCTCGGCTACGTCGGCGTCCTCGCGGGCGCGGCCGCCTACATCGCCTACTTCGGCCTGCTCGACGACGTGGGCGCGATTCGGGCGAGTCTCGTCTTCTACGTCAGCCCCGTCGTCGCGACGCTCGGCGGCTGGGCACTCCTCGGCGAGTCGATCTCGCTCTCTACTATCGCCGGATTCGGCGTCATCTTCGCCGGATTCGCGGTTCTCGGTTCCGAGGAACTCGAAGGTCGGCTTCCGGAACTCGTGGCGCGGCTTCCGACCGGCGAGTCGTCGACGGTGTTGACCGACGGCGGCCGCGACACCGAGAGTCGGACGGGGTGCGACGCGGACTGA
- a CDS encoding cupin domain-containing protein: MSYSKVNYRDVEPKADGMYFLRDALDADNLGVTVLDCEAGWSGMEHDHGDEGHEEIYLLVDGAATVTVDGDDVSLESGDAVRVPSDATRQISVGDKDSTLVLAGAP, from the coding sequence GTGTCCTACTCGAAAGTCAACTACCGCGACGTCGAACCGAAAGCCGACGGGATGTACTTCCTGCGCGACGCGCTCGACGCCGACAACCTCGGCGTGACGGTGCTCGACTGCGAGGCGGGGTGGTCGGGGATGGAACACGACCACGGCGATGAGGGTCACGAGGAAATCTATCTCCTCGTCGACGGCGCGGCGACGGTCACCGTCGACGGCGACGACGTCTCACTCGAATCCGGCGACGCCGTCAGAGTTCCGTCGGACGCAACGCGGCAAATTAGCGTCGGAGACAAAGACAGCACGCTCGTTCTCGCGGGCGCACCGTAG
- a CDS encoding CobW family GTP-binding protein, protein MSTSDTGRIPVTVVSGYLGAGKTTLVNHILQNRRGMDVAVVVNDMGEVNVDAELLADADDSEEGILDLSNGCICCELQGDLLEQTAELAETRSFDYLLVESSGISEPLPVARSFVEGSPESDVDPTEHYRLDTTVSVVDAYGFWKEFDPTTRKASASVDRPLADVFVDQIEFCDVLLLNKCDMVPDDELDRIESVIRELQPRADLTRTTYSEVDPERILGTGRFDVTDARKNVGWKRRLAEHERGAGAGASHADHDGHDRDRHEHADHGNGGLTAAEAHGVSSFVYATEIPFHPNRFAAWLRDWDGSIVRAKGFFLLAGREESVMGLSQAGPSVQAGPIGEWDEDTPRTRLVFIGSEMDEAALRAELDDCLLAERAEGTEAASSDDPFPLAVTVDE, encoded by the coding sequence ATGAGTACCTCCGATACCGGCCGAATCCCGGTCACCGTCGTCAGCGGTTATCTCGGGGCGGGGAAGACGACGCTCGTCAACCACATCCTGCAGAATCGCCGAGGCATGGACGTCGCCGTCGTCGTCAACGACATGGGCGAGGTGAACGTCGACGCCGAACTGCTCGCCGACGCCGACGACAGCGAGGAAGGGATTCTCGACCTCTCGAACGGCTGTATCTGCTGCGAGCTCCAAGGCGATTTGCTCGAGCAAACCGCTGAGTTAGCCGAGACGCGGTCGTTCGACTACCTGCTCGTCGAGTCCTCCGGAATCAGCGAACCGCTGCCCGTCGCACGGTCGTTCGTCGAAGGCTCGCCCGAGAGCGACGTCGATCCGACGGAGCACTACCGGCTCGATACCACCGTCTCGGTCGTCGATGCCTACGGCTTCTGGAAAGAGTTCGACCCGACGACGCGGAAAGCGTCCGCCTCCGTGGACCGACCGCTCGCCGACGTGTTCGTCGACCAGATCGAGTTCTGCGACGTGCTCCTTTTGAACAAGTGCGACATGGTTCCCGACGACGAACTCGACCGCATCGAGTCGGTGATCCGTGAACTCCAACCGCGCGCTGACCTCACCCGGACAACCTACTCGGAGGTCGACCCCGAGCGTATCCTCGGTACCGGCCGGTTCGACGTGACCGACGCTCGGAAAAACGTCGGCTGGAAACGGCGCCTCGCCGAACACGAACGAGGGGCGGGAGCGGGGGCGTCTCACGCCGACCACGATGGGCACGATCGCGATAGACACGAGCACGCCGACCACGGCAACGGCGGACTGACCGCCGCCGAGGCCCACGGCGTCTCGTCGTTCGTGTACGCGACGGAGATACCGTTTCACCCGAACCGGTTCGCGGCGTGGCTTCGAGACTGGGACGGGAGTATCGTCCGCGCGAAGGGCTTTTTCCTCCTTGCGGGCCGCGAGGAGTCGGTGATGGGGCTGAGCCAGGCGGGGCCGTCGGTACAGGCAGGTCCGATCGGTGAGTGGGACGAGGATACGCCGCGGACGAGACTCGTCTTCATCGGAAGCGAGATGGACGAAGCGGCGCTTCGCGCGGAACTCGACGACTGCCTACTGGCCGAACGAGCCGAGGGTACCGAGGCGGCGTCGAGCGACGACCCGTTCCCGCTGGCGGTGACGGTCGACGAGTGA
- a CDS encoding GNAT family N-acetyltransferase, with product MYVRDAKNRDEVWLLDHIEAMRLDDVAFRSRDYVIAVDEASNSRAGFGRIRIHKHDEGDFCELTGIGVLPEWRGQGVGAHVVERLVKTAGDEGFEEVYCFTDEPGYLVRFGFESVDSEDLRPAVRERLDAKRSGVMPDAVALSVDVEAFEMPTEAREAFKEAAPEAEPDSEPEERPEDFGIDPESATYKYDTGRQ from the coding sequence ATGTACGTGCGAGACGCCAAGAACCGGGACGAGGTCTGGTTGCTCGACCACATCGAGGCGATGAGACTCGACGACGTCGCGTTTCGCTCCCGCGATTACGTCATCGCCGTCGACGAGGCGTCGAACAGTCGCGCCGGGTTCGGACGCATCCGGATCCACAAGCACGACGAGGGCGACTTCTGTGAGCTGACCGGTATCGGCGTGTTGCCGGAGTGGCGCGGACAGGGCGTCGGCGCGCACGTCGTCGAGCGACTCGTGAAGACCGCCGGCGACGAGGGGTTCGAGGAAGTGTACTGCTTCACGGACGAACCGGGCTACCTCGTTCGGTTCGGCTTCGAATCGGTCGACTCGGAGGACCTCCGGCCGGCGGTCCGCGAGCGACTCGACGCGAAGCGCAGTGGGGTGATGCCCGACGCGGTTGCGCTCTCGGTGGACGTCGAGGCGTTCGAGATGCCGACCGAAGCCCGGGAGGCGTTCAAGGAGGCCGCGCCGGAGGCGGAACCCGACTCGGAGCCCGAAGAGCGACCTGAGGACTTCGGTATCGACCCGGAGTCGGCGACGTACAAGTACGACACCGGACGACAGTAA
- a CDS encoding AMP-binding protein, whose product MNTVPDSDEVVHEPTEAFVESTNVHAFMQEYGIEDYEELIARTCGDIDGEDASGVDWFWDLLPDYLDIEFYADYDTVRDDSDGPQFSRWYPGGTINIAHNTLDRHAAVDSGTRNKVACIWEGEPGDVREVTYHELHRQANRVANVLEARGIETGDTVGLYMPMVPEVISILYGCFKVGAVAVPIFSGFGVDATATRIEDSECSVLFTGDGFYRRGGEVTLKDAADEAIAQAGHVEHTIVYERLGSEIEWDDERDEWWHETVGVADDEYETKELPSEQESMLLYSSGTTGKPKGIVHTQAGVLMQAAKEIYFGFDHEPSDRFFWVSDIGWMMGPWTLIGNHAHGGTVFMYEGAPDHPEPDRFWEMIDRHELSVFGISPTAIRALRKYGDDWLDGYDLSSLRLLGSTGEPWDSESWMWFYENVGGGEAPIMNISGGTEICGCFLMPMPIQSLKPCTLGGPGLGMDVDIVDATGESIADTHERGYLVARDSCPSMTKSLWDGDERYLQEYWSRFDDMWNHGDWAQKDEDGFWFLHGRADDVLNVAGRKVGPAEVEGALIDHDAVNQAAAVGVSDETKGTAVVAYVVLEDGVTADDDLRAELREVVGEELGKPFRPREVLFVDEFPKTQSGKIIRRAIASVYEGEELGDMSSIENPEALEKVKAAK is encoded by the coding sequence ATGAACACAGTTCCCGACAGCGACGAAGTGGTCCACGAACCGACCGAGGCGTTCGTCGAGTCCACCAACGTCCACGCGTTCATGCAGGAGTACGGAATCGAGGATTACGAGGAACTCATCGCTCGGACGTGTGGCGACATCGATGGCGAGGACGCCTCGGGCGTCGACTGGTTCTGGGACCTGCTGCCCGACTATCTGGATATCGAGTTCTACGCCGACTACGACACCGTCCGCGACGACAGCGACGGCCCGCAGTTCTCACGGTGGTATCCCGGCGGTACCATCAACATCGCGCACAACACGCTCGACAGACACGCCGCCGTCGACTCCGGCACGCGGAACAAGGTCGCCTGTATCTGGGAGGGCGAACCCGGCGATGTCCGCGAGGTCACCTACCACGAACTCCACCGGCAGGCCAACCGCGTCGCCAACGTCCTCGAAGCACGCGGCATCGAGACGGGCGACACGGTGGGACTGTACATGCCGATGGTTCCGGAAGTCATTTCGATTCTCTACGGTTGTTTCAAAGTCGGAGCTGTCGCAGTGCCCATCTTCTCCGGGTTCGGCGTGGACGCGACGGCGACGCGAATCGAAGACAGCGAGTGCTCGGTGTTGTTTACGGGTGACGGCTTCTACCGCCGCGGCGGCGAGGTGACGCTCAAAGACGCCGCCGACGAGGCCATCGCGCAGGCGGGCCACGTCGAACACACCATCGTCTACGAGCGCCTCGGCTCCGAAATCGAGTGGGACGACGAGCGCGACGAGTGGTGGCACGAAACGGTAGGAGTCGCTGACGACGAGTACGAAACGAAGGAACTGCCGAGCGAGCAGGAGTCGATGCTCCTCTATTCGTCGGGAACGACGGGTAAGCCGAAGGGCATCGTTCACACGCAGGCGGGCGTGTTGATGCAGGCTGCCAAGGAGATTTACTTCGGTTTCGACCACGAGCCGTCGGACCGCTTCTTCTGGGTCTCCGACATCGGGTGGATGATGGGCCCGTGGACGCTCATCGGCAACCACGCCCACGGGGGAACGGTGTTTATGTACGAGGGCGCACCGGACCACCCCGAACCCGACCGCTTCTGGGAGATGATTGACCGCCACGAGCTCTCGGTGTTCGGTATCTCGCCGACCGCCATCCGCGCACTTCGGAAATACGGTGACGACTGGCTGGACGGGTACGACCTCTCCTCGCTTCGACTCTTGGGGTCGACCGGCGAACCGTGGGATTCAGAGTCCTGGATGTGGTTCTACGAGAACGTCGGCGGCGGCGAGGCACCCATCATGAACATCTCCGGGGGAACCGAAATCTGTGGCTGTTTCCTCATGCCGATGCCGATTCAGTCGCTGAAACCCTGCACGCTGGGCGGTCCCGGACTGGGGATGGACGTCGACATCGTCGACGCGACGGGTGAGAGCATCGCCGACACCCACGAGCGCGGCTACCTCGTCGCCCGCGACTCCTGCCCGTCGATGACCAAGAGCCTCTGGGACGGCGACGAGCGCTATCTCCAGGAGTACTGGTCGCGCTTCGACGACATGTGGAACCACGGCGACTGGGCGCAGAAAGACGAGGACGGGTTCTGGTTCCTCCACGGCCGCGCCGACGACGTGCTCAACGTCGCGGGGCGGAAAGTCGGCCCCGCCGAGGTCGAGGGCGCGCTCATCGACCACGACGCGGTGAACCAGGCCGCCGCCGTCGGCGTCTCAGACGAGACGAAAGGCACCGCCGTCGTCGCCTACGTCGTGCTCGAAGACGGTGTGACGGCCGACGACGACCTGCGCGCGGAGTTGCGGGAAGTGGTCGGCGAAGAGTTGGGCAAGCCGTTCCGCCCGCGCGAGGTGCTGTTCGTCGACGAGTTCCCGAAGACCCAAAGTGGGAAGATCATTCGCCGCGCCATCGCGTCGGTGTACGAGGGTGAGGAACTCGGCGACATGAGCAGCATCGAAAATCCGGAGGCGTTGGAGAAGGTGAAGGCGGCGAAGTGA
- a CDS encoding long-chain fatty acid--CoA ligase, translating to MNVLGEIVGRDRRTDRSAVHHPSAGRTMSYHDFCTTAWKAGNVFRHLGVAGGRGVEIEPIGSPESLLSFFGATLLGSPVRFEIRDDDEARLVVATADREAEFDPSPGTKLVVYGDCPTRPDTTYWESDVWSENPAIPPYEIEPSTPALVTHETTYSHEQLLTLAERVVDDYDLSATSRVAVAGSLSHPGVVVAGVVAPLLVGGTAVLGSKTDEMATLAVVTDDETADASSVVDADTVL from the coding sequence GTGAACGTTCTCGGGGAGATTGTCGGACGCGACCGGCGAACCGACCGCTCGGCGGTCCATCACCCGTCGGCGGGGCGGACGATGAGTTACCACGACTTCTGTACGACGGCGTGGAAAGCCGGCAACGTGTTTCGACACCTCGGCGTCGCGGGCGGGCGCGGCGTCGAGATCGAACCCATCGGGTCGCCGGAGTCGCTTCTCAGTTTCTTCGGCGCAACGCTACTCGGGTCGCCCGTCCGATTCGAGATTCGCGACGACGATGAGGCGCGCCTCGTCGTCGCCACCGCCGACCGGGAAGCCGAGTTCGACCCCTCGCCGGGGACGAAACTCGTCGTTTACGGCGACTGCCCGACCCGTCCCGACACGACGTACTGGGAGTCCGATGTGTGGAGCGAGAACCCGGCGATTCCGCCGTACGAGATAGAACCATCCACACCGGCGCTTGTCACCCACGAGACGACGTACAGCCACGAGCAACTGCTGACGCTCGCCGAGCGCGTCGTCGACGACTACGACCTGAGTGCCACCTCGAGAGTCGCCGTTGCCGGTTCGCTCTCACATCCCGGCGTCGTCGTCGCGGGCGTCGTCGCCCCGCTTCTCGTCGGCGGAACGGCCGTCCTCGGGTCGAAGACCGACGAGATGGCCACCCTCGCCGTCGTCACCGACGACGAGACGGCGGACGCCTCGTCCGTCGTCGACGCCGACACGGTACTGTAG
- a CDS encoding DUF7520 family protein, whose protein sequence is MNEFDVNGSDRGRRILLGVGGVVVLVAALIGLFVGENSAGASIDFLGVATLPVSPVPMALYGAILATVALGALFGAVEFVSRLEDRDRL, encoded by the coding sequence GTGAACGAATTCGACGTGAACGGATCCGACCGCGGCCGCCGCATCCTCCTCGGCGTCGGTGGCGTCGTCGTCCTCGTCGCGGCACTCATCGGCCTGTTCGTCGGCGAGAACAGCGCGGGCGCCTCGATCGACTTTCTCGGCGTTGCGACGCTACCGGTGAGTCCGGTACCGATGGCGCTCTACGGCGCGATTCTGGCGACGGTAGCGCTCGGCGCGTTGTTCGGCGCCGTCGAGTTCGTCTCCCGGTTGGAGGACCGTGACCGACTGTAG